A single window of Paenibacillus sp. FSL H8-0537 DNA harbors:
- a CDS encoding UbiD family decarboxylase — protein sequence MYRHLEQCVLDLEQNGHLVRIKEEVDPHLEMAAIHMKVFEAGGPALLFENVKGSKFRAVSNLFGTVERSKFMFRHTWNAVERVMDLRGDPMKAIKNPFGHIGTGLAAWKALPKQSSGSVPVAAQEIQISDLPLIKHWPDDGGAFVTLPQVFTEEPGKPGLMNANLGMYRVQLSGNDYELNKEIGVHYQIHRGIGIHQDMANKLGKPLKVSIFVGGPPAHTLAAVMPLPEGLSEMTFAGLLAGRRFRYSYRDGFVLSNDADFVITGEIHPGETKPEGPFGDHLGYYSLTHPFPLMKVHKVYAKPHAIWPFTVVGRPPQEDTAFGALIHELTGDAIKQEIPGVKEVHAVDAAGVHPLLFAIGSERYTPYQQVKRPTEILTLANRILGTGQLSLAKYLFITAEDKQPVTTHHEAEFLVYVLERLELRRDIHFYTNTTIDTLDYSGTGLNEGSKVVFAAYGEKIRELCRETPEALKELRGFENARLVMPGIVAIQGPAFTSYADAKVQLQSLSEAIAEKGPLPSCPMIILCDDSTFLSAKVDNFLWATFTRSNPSHDIYGVNSGYEHKHWACDNVIIDARTKPHQAPPLIADPAVEKRIERLFTTGASLGGLKL from the coding sequence ATGTATCGCCACTTGGAACAATGTGTACTGGATTTGGAGCAGAACGGACATCTCGTCCGGATAAAAGAAGAGGTCGACCCCCATTTGGAAATGGCGGCGATTCATATGAAGGTATTTGAAGCTGGTGGTCCCGCCCTATTATTTGAAAATGTAAAAGGCTCCAAATTTCGTGCCGTCTCGAATTTGTTTGGAACGGTTGAGCGGAGCAAATTTATGTTTCGCCATACATGGAACGCAGTCGAGCGCGTCATGGACTTGCGCGGCGACCCCATGAAAGCGATAAAAAACCCGTTTGGACATATTGGAACAGGTCTCGCAGCATGGAAAGCACTGCCGAAGCAAAGCTCGGGCAGCGTGCCAGTAGCCGCGCAGGAAATTCAAATTTCCGACCTGCCGCTCATTAAGCATTGGCCGGATGACGGCGGCGCTTTCGTGACGCTGCCGCAGGTGTTTACCGAGGAGCCGGGCAAGCCGGGACTCATGAATGCGAATCTCGGCATGTACCGCGTTCAGCTTAGCGGCAATGATTATGAGCTGAATAAGGAAATCGGCGTTCATTACCAGATTCACCGTGGTATCGGCATTCATCAGGATATGGCGAATAAGCTGGGCAAGCCGCTTAAGGTCAGCATTTTCGTTGGCGGTCCGCCAGCCCATACGCTGGCGGCTGTTATGCCGCTGCCAGAAGGCTTAAGCGAGATGACCTTTGCCGGCTTGCTGGCGGGACGCCGTTTCCGCTACAGCTACCGGGACGGCTTCGTGCTTAGCAATGACGCAGATTTCGTCATTACTGGGGAAATCCATCCCGGCGAGACGAAGCCGGAAGGTCCGTTTGGCGACCACCTGGGCTATTACAGTCTGACGCATCCGTTTCCGCTAATGAAGGTGCATAAAGTGTATGCAAAGCCCCATGCAATCTGGCCGTTTACCGTTGTCGGCAGGCCACCGCAGGAGGATACCGCCTTCGGAGCACTTATCCATGAACTTACGGGAGATGCGATCAAGCAGGAAATTCCCGGCGTGAAGGAAGTCCACGCCGTCGATGCAGCAGGCGTGCATCCTCTGCTGTTCGCGATTGGCAGCGAGCGGTATACGCCGTATCAGCAGGTTAAACGTCCAACGGAAATTTTGACGCTGGCGAACCGGATTTTGGGCACGGGGCAGCTTAGCCTAGCCAAATATTTATTTATTACAGCGGAGGACAAGCAGCCTGTAACGACGCATCATGAGGCGGAATTTCTCGTCTATGTGCTGGAACGGCTGGAGCTGCGCCGCGATATTCATTTTTATACGAATACGACGATTGATACGCTCGATTATTCGGGAACGGGGCTTAATGAAGGCAGCAAGGTCGTTTTTGCCGCCTATGGAGAGAAGATTCGCGAGCTGTGCCGCGAAACGCCTGAGGCGCTGAAGGAACTGCGCGGATTTGAGAATGCACGTCTCGTTATGCCTGGCATCGTAGCGATTCAAGGGCCAGCTTTCACAAGCTATGCCGACGCGAAGGTCCAATTACAGAGCTTGAGCGAAGCAATTGCCGAGAAGGGGCCGCTGCCGTCCTGCCCAATGATTATTTTATGCGACGACAGCACGTTTTTAAGCGCGAAGGTGGACAACTTCCTGTGGGCAACGTTTACGCGCAGCAACCCATCCCATGATATTTACGGGGTAAATAGCGGGTACGAGCATAAGCACTGGGCCTGCGATAACGTTATTATTGATGCGCGGACGAAGCCGCATCAAGCGCCGCCGCTCATCGCCGATCCTGCGGTGGAGAAGCGAATTGAGCGCTTGTTCACAACTGGCGCGAGCCTCGGCGGGCTTAAGCTCTAG
- a CDS encoding fused MFS/spermidine synthase: MDHSGTKIERVWFEEHTAHHDIAVYDTTELDGEKGRFRVLQFARDATQGAVDLERPRRILFEYPRAIIHLMESNQQAFDKVFLIGHGIGTIASYFVEKTFKVAELDETVVELSRTYFDYNQDNVFIGDGRALLEDEADRAYDYVIVDAFTREGTPRRLVSLEFFFLIQQKLSEGGSVILNLMGKGARDGQIHAIITTLHELFDYTKAFILPTGGAADLQNIVIISSSRPIIFQARHMAGFVELEPSQGYIIRD; the protein is encoded by the coding sequence ATGGATCATTCAGGAACTAAAATAGAACGCGTTTGGTTTGAGGAGCATACTGCTCATCACGATATAGCCGTCTACGACACGACAGAGCTGGATGGGGAAAAAGGACGCTTTCGCGTTCTGCAATTTGCCAGAGATGCAACGCAGGGAGCGGTTGATCTGGAACGCCCGAGGCGTATATTGTTCGAATATCCGCGGGCAATCATTCATTTAATGGAAAGCAATCAGCAAGCTTTCGATAAGGTTTTTCTCATTGGGCATGGTATTGGCACGATAGCAAGTTATTTTGTAGAGAAGACGTTCAAGGTCGCTGAGCTTGATGAAACAGTCGTGGAGCTGAGTCGGACGTATTTTGACTATAATCAGGATAATGTCTTCATTGGGGATGGACGTGCTTTGCTTGAAGACGAAGCGGATCGTGCTTATGATTACGTCATTGTGGATGCTTTCACCCGTGAGGGGACGCCGCGGCGGCTTGTGTCGTTGGAGTTTTTTTTCTTGATTCAGCAGAAGCTGAGTGAAGGAGGATCAGTGATTTTGAATCTGATGGGCAAGGGAGCACGAGATGGGCAAATACATGCGATTATAACTACGCTGCATGAGCTGTTTGATTATACTAAAGCTTTTATTTTGCCAACGGGTGGAGCAGCTGACTTGCAAAATATCGTCATAATAAGCAGCAGCCGGCCCATCATCTTTCAAGCTCGCCACATGGCTGGATTCGTGGAGCTTGAGCCTAGTCAAGGCTATATTATTCGCGATTAA